The following proteins are encoded in a genomic region of Nocardioides conyzicola:
- a CDS encoding sensor histidine kinase, which yields MSTTSTTAPPGRLLLTGYAVAQFFLSILMIVLFVLWVVGGVLVVVWVGIGILAAVVPATRWVANLHRSMAARTLGTELPPPYRPLPPGGFFVKARTVLADPMTWRDLGWLLVAPVVGITVSLIVIVLLLAIVTGFIWWFATPPLMQARAVFDRWFLCYSRTERLEQRVQVLTETRADLVDHSAAELRRLERDLHDGAQARLVALSMSLGMADAAFDSEDPEQARRLIKDARSTTAGAIGDLRSVVRGIHPPVLADRGLAGAVAALAIDMAIPVTVDARLPGRPPAPVESAVYFGVAECLANVGKHSGARNGWITLAHEDDVLRAVVGDDGRGGADPGAGTGMLGVMRRLAAFDGTLSVSSPAGGPTIVTLEVPCVLSSPKTTPSSGPA from the coding sequence GTGAGCACCACGTCGACGACCGCGCCGCCCGGACGGCTCCTGCTGACCGGGTACGCCGTGGCCCAGTTCTTCCTCTCGATCCTGATGATCGTGCTGTTCGTCCTCTGGGTCGTCGGCGGCGTGCTCGTGGTCGTGTGGGTCGGCATCGGCATCCTCGCCGCGGTGGTCCCGGCGACCCGGTGGGTGGCGAACCTGCACCGGTCGATGGCCGCGCGGACGCTGGGCACGGAGCTGCCCCCGCCGTACCGTCCCCTGCCGCCGGGCGGCTTCTTCGTCAAGGCGCGCACCGTGCTCGCCGACCCGATGACCTGGCGCGACCTCGGCTGGCTGCTCGTCGCACCGGTCGTCGGGATCACGGTCTCGCTGATCGTGATCGTGCTGCTGCTCGCCATCGTCACCGGCTTCATCTGGTGGTTCGCGACCCCGCCCCTGATGCAGGCGCGGGCGGTGTTCGACCGCTGGTTCCTCTGCTACAGCCGCACCGAGCGGCTCGAGCAGCGCGTGCAGGTGCTCACCGAGACCCGGGCCGACCTGGTCGACCACTCGGCGGCCGAGCTGCGGCGGCTCGAGCGGGACCTCCACGACGGCGCCCAGGCGCGCCTGGTCGCGCTGTCGATGAGCCTCGGCATGGCCGACGCGGCCTTCGACAGCGAGGACCCCGAGCAGGCGCGGCGGCTGATCAAGGACGCCCGGTCGACGACCGCGGGGGCGATCGGCGACCTGCGCTCCGTCGTCCGCGGCATCCACCCGCCGGTGCTCGCCGACCGTGGTCTCGCGGGGGCCGTCGCCGCGCTCGCGATCGACATGGCGATCCCGGTGACGGTCGACGCCCGCCTGCCCGGGCGGCCGCCGGCCCCCGTCGAGTCGGCGGTCTACTTCGGCGTCGCCGAGTGCCTGGCCAACGTGGGCAAGCACTCCGGTGCCCGCAACGGCTGGATCACGCTGGCGCACGAGGACGACGTGCTGCGAGCGGTCGTCGGTGACGACGGTCGTGGCGGCGCCGATCCGGGGGCCGGAACCGGCATGCTGGGGGTGATGCGGCGGCTGGCCGCGTTCGACGGCACGCTGAGCGTCTCAAGCCCGGCCGGCGGCCCGACCATCGTCACCCTGGAGGTCCCGTGCGTCTTGTCCTCGCCGAAGACCACGCCCTCCTCCGGGCCGGCCTGA
- a CDS encoding response regulator transcription factor produces MRLVLAEDHALLRAGLIQLLEGNGFTILHAVDNEASLSAALLDPLAEAAVLDVRLPPSQTDEGLRAAIAVRAARPGFPVMVLSQYVEQLYARELLASGVGAVGYLLKDRVSDVAEFVDGVRRVAAGGTVLDPEVVATVMARQREEPLERLTPREREVLGLMAEGRSNAAIAGLLHVTDKAVAKHINSIFTKLDLPIGEDDHRRVRAVLAWLRV; encoded by the coding sequence GTGCGTCTTGTCCTCGCCGAAGACCACGCCCTCCTCCGGGCCGGCCTGATCCAGCTCCTCGAGGGCAACGGCTTCACGATCCTGCACGCGGTCGACAACGAGGCGTCGTTGTCGGCGGCACTGCTCGACCCGCTCGCCGAGGCGGCCGTGCTCGACGTACGCCTGCCGCCGTCGCAGACGGACGAGGGCCTGCGCGCGGCGATCGCCGTACGGGCTGCGCGTCCGGGCTTCCCGGTCATGGTTCTGTCGCAGTACGTCGAGCAGCTCTACGCCCGCGAGCTGCTGGCCAGCGGCGTGGGTGCCGTCGGGTACCTGCTCAAGGACCGGGTCTCCGACGTCGCCGAGTTCGTCGACGGCGTACGACGCGTCGCTGCGGGTGGCACCGTGCTCGACCCGGAGGTCGTGGCGACCGTGATGGCACGGCAGCGCGAGGAGCCGCTCGAGCGCCTGACCCCCCGGGAGCGCGAGGTGCTCGGGCTGATGGCGGAGGGCCGCTCCAACGCGGCGATCGCCGGGCTCCTGCACGTCACGGACAAGGCCGTGGCCAAGCACATCAACAGCATCTTCACGAAGCTCGACCTGCCGATCGGCGAGGACGACCACCGGCGCGTGCGGGCCGTGCTCGCCTGGCTGCGGGTCTAG
- the ptsP gene encoding phosphoenolpyruvate--protein phosphotransferase yields MVTPSAAILRGTPVVPGVAYGPASLVRSEVSPAAIERYDGTAYADSDAALAAYDAAAEAVAEGFARKASSASGAAAQVLTASAGLARDKGLRGAVRKHLRADVDVLAAVNAAVEQFVSIFTGMGGLMAERVTDLQDIERRIVAQLVGEPEPGVGVPEAPCVLVAEDLAPADTAGLDPRLVLALVTERGGPTSHTAIIARQLGIPCVVGVVGAMSLAGGTPLLVDGVAGTIETEADPDEAADRVAADAAARSALASWSGPGATADGVPVKILANVADGESARSAATAPVQGVGLFRTELSFLNRQDEPSVDEQAEIYGEVLAAFDGDRYVVVRTLDAGSDKPVAFATHEGEENPALGVRGLRLSFGNPGLLDRQLEGIAAAAATTGTETWVMAPMVATVAEAKEFADKVHALGLKAGVMVEVPSAALLAHRMLEVVDFLSIGTNDLTQYTMAADRMATDLAHLTDPWQPAVLQLIAITAEAGRQAGKPVGVCGEAAADPLLACVLVGMGVTSLSMAAAAVRPVGAQLAAASMDECEDAAEAALSAADPTAARDAVRALLV; encoded by the coding sequence ATGGTCACCCCTTCTGCAGCCATCCTCCGCGGTACGCCGGTCGTGCCGGGAGTCGCCTACGGACCCGCGTCGCTCGTGCGGAGCGAGGTGTCGCCGGCGGCGATCGAGCGGTACGACGGCACGGCGTACGCCGATTCCGACGCGGCCCTCGCGGCGTACGACGCGGCCGCGGAGGCGGTCGCCGAGGGCTTCGCCCGCAAGGCCTCGAGCGCCTCCGGTGCGGCCGCCCAGGTGCTCACCGCGAGCGCGGGTCTGGCCCGCGACAAGGGGCTGCGCGGCGCGGTGCGCAAGCACCTCAGGGCGGACGTCGACGTGCTCGCCGCGGTCAACGCAGCCGTCGAGCAGTTCGTCTCGATCTTCACCGGCATGGGCGGCCTGATGGCGGAGCGGGTCACCGACCTGCAGGACATCGAGCGGCGGATCGTCGCCCAGCTCGTCGGCGAGCCGGAGCCCGGCGTCGGCGTGCCCGAGGCCCCGTGCGTGCTGGTGGCCGAGGACCTGGCGCCGGCCGACACGGCCGGCCTCGACCCGCGGCTCGTGCTCGCGCTGGTCACCGAGCGGGGCGGCCCGACCAGCCACACCGCGATCATCGCCCGCCAGCTCGGCATCCCCTGCGTGGTCGGCGTCGTCGGGGCGATGTCGCTCGCGGGTGGCACGCCGCTGCTCGTGGACGGGGTCGCCGGCACCATCGAGACCGAGGCGGACCCGGACGAGGCGGCCGACCGGGTGGCCGCCGACGCCGCTGCTCGCAGCGCGCTGGCGTCCTGGTCGGGTCCGGGCGCCACCGCGGACGGCGTACCCGTCAAGATCCTGGCCAACGTCGCGGACGGCGAGTCGGCCCGGTCGGCCGCCACCGCGCCCGTGCAGGGCGTCGGGCTCTTCCGCACCGAGCTGTCCTTCCTCAACCGCCAGGACGAGCCGTCGGTCGACGAGCAGGCGGAGATCTACGGCGAGGTGCTGGCGGCGTTCGACGGCGACCGATACGTCGTCGTGCGGACCCTCGACGCGGGCTCCGACAAGCCCGTCGCGTTCGCCACCCACGAGGGCGAGGAGAACCCCGCCCTCGGCGTCCGCGGGCTGCGGCTGTCGTTCGGCAACCCGGGCCTGCTGGACCGCCAGCTCGAGGGGATCGCCGCCGCTGCCGCCACCACCGGCACCGAGACCTGGGTGATGGCGCCGATGGTCGCGACGGTGGCCGAGGCGAAGGAGTTCGCCGACAAGGTGCACGCCCTCGGGCTCAAGGCGGGCGTCATGGTCGAGGTCCCGAGTGCCGCGCTGCTCGCCCACCGGATGCTGGAGGTCGTCGACTTCCTGTCCATCGGCACCAACGACCTGACCCAGTACACGATGGCCGCCGACCGGATGGCGACCGACCTCGCGCACCTCACCGACCCGTGGCAGCCGGCCGTGCTGCAGCTGATCGCGATCACGGCCGAGGCCGGGCGCCAGGCCGGCAAGCCGGTCGGGGTCTGCGGCGAGGCCGCCGCCGACCCGCTGCTCGCCTGCGTCCTCGTCGGCATGGGGGTCACCTCGCTGTCGATGGCCGCGGCCGCCGTACGACCGGTCGGAGCGCAGCTCGCCGCCGCGTCGATGGACGAGTGCGAGGACGCCGCCGAGGCGGCCCTGTCCGCAGCCGATCCCACCGCGGCGCGCGACGCCGTACGGGCACTGCTCGTCTAG
- a CDS encoding DeoR/GlpR family DNA-binding transcription regulator — protein MTMYAEERQQAMAQLVTDRGRVSVTAIAEQFDVTTETVRRDLSVLERMGLLRRVHGGAVPASALAVIEAGLGERDQANTAEKDRIARAALDLLPPADGTVLIDAGSTTSRFASLLPRDLRLTVVTHAVPVAARLAGSPQVELHLLPGRVRPTTQAAVGADTVAALGVLRADVAFLGTNGLTLDHGLSTPDREEAAAKRAMASSARRVVCLADSSKVGVEAPLRFADLTDLDVLVTDDGISDDDRRALERADVEVVVA, from the coding sequence ATGACAATGTACGCCGAGGAGCGCCAGCAGGCGATGGCCCAGCTCGTGACCGACCGCGGCCGCGTCTCGGTCACGGCGATCGCCGAGCAGTTCGACGTCACGACCGAGACCGTCCGCCGCGACCTGTCGGTCCTGGAGCGGATGGGTCTGCTCCGGCGCGTGCACGGCGGGGCCGTCCCCGCCTCCGCGCTCGCCGTGATCGAGGCCGGGCTCGGCGAGCGCGACCAGGCGAACACGGCCGAGAAGGATCGGATCGCCCGCGCCGCCCTCGACCTGCTCCCACCCGCCGACGGCACCGTGCTCATCGACGCCGGGTCGACCACCAGCCGGTTCGCCAGCCTGCTCCCCCGCGACCTCCGGCTCACCGTCGTCACCCATGCCGTCCCGGTCGCCGCCCGGCTCGCCGGCAGCCCGCAGGTCGAGCTGCACCTGCTCCCCGGTCGCGTGCGGCCCACCACCCAGGCGGCCGTCGGCGCCGACACTGTCGCCGCGCTCGGCGTCCTGCGGGCCGACGTCGCCTTCCTCGGCACCAACGGGCTGACGCTCGACCACGGGCTGTCGACCCCCGACCGCGAGGAGGCGGCCGCCAAGCGCGCCATGGCCTCGTCAGCCCGCCGCGTGGTCTGCCTGGCCGACTCGAGCAAGGTCGGCGTCGAGGCGCCGCTCCGCTTCGCCGACCTGACCGACCTGGACGTGCTGGTCACCGACGACGGCATCTCCGACGACGATCGACGCGCCCTCGAGCGCGCCGACGTCGAGGTCGTGGTGGCGTGA
- a CDS encoding 1-phosphofructokinase family hexose kinase, which produces MILTLTANPSHDRTVALAGQLVRGAVIRSESVTSQAGGKGVNISRASIGAGIPSIAVLPAPDDDPFVHELLAAGIDCRPVHTDGALRVNITISEPDGTTTKLNSPGPTVTREVLNALTESLQRRAGQADWIVLAGSLPPGAPVGWYAELVSALSGCGARIAVDTSDAPLLALVDGLEVAAPHLMKPNGEELASFTGDDPEELESDPVVAARSAATLVAQGVETVLATLGPHGAVLVTADGAWHAAPPPTTVVSTVGAGDSSLFGYLLGDLRGLAAEHRLALAVAYGSAAAGLPGTTIPQPHQVRPELVSVRRLDITSGD; this is translated from the coding sequence GTGATCCTCACCCTGACCGCCAACCCCAGTCACGACCGCACGGTCGCGCTCGCGGGCCAGCTGGTGCGCGGCGCCGTGATCCGGTCCGAGTCGGTGACCTCCCAGGCCGGCGGCAAGGGCGTCAACATCTCCCGCGCGTCGATCGGCGCCGGCATCCCGTCGATCGCCGTGCTGCCGGCCCCCGACGACGACCCGTTCGTCCACGAGCTGCTCGCGGCGGGCATCGACTGCCGCCCGGTGCACACGGACGGCGCACTGCGCGTCAACATCACGATCAGCGAGCCCGACGGCACGACGACCAAGCTCAACAGCCCGGGACCCACGGTCACCCGCGAGGTCCTCAACGCCCTCACCGAGTCGCTGCAGCGCCGCGCCGGCCAGGCCGACTGGATCGTGCTCGCCGGCTCGCTGCCCCCGGGCGCACCGGTCGGCTGGTACGCCGAGCTCGTGTCCGCCCTCAGCGGCTGCGGCGCCAGGATCGCCGTCGACACCTCCGACGCACCGCTCCTCGCGCTCGTCGACGGGCTCGAGGTCGCGGCCCCGCACCTGATGAAGCCCAACGGCGAGGAGCTGGCCTCCTTCACAGGCGACGACCCCGAGGAGCTCGAGTCCGACCCCGTCGTCGCCGCCCGGTCCGCGGCAACCCTGGTCGCCCAGGGCGTCGAGACCGTGCTCGCCACGCTCGGCCCGCACGGTGCCGTCCTCGTGACCGCCGACGGCGCGTGGCACGCCGCTCCCCCGCCCACGACCGTGGTCAGCACGGTCGGTGCGGGCGACTCCAGCCTGTTCGGCTACCTCCTCGGGGACCTGCGCGGGCTCGCAGCCGAGCACCGACTCGCGCTCGCCGTCGCCTACGGCAGCGCCGCCGCCGGACTTCCCGGCACGACCATCCCGCAACCCCACCAGGTCCGTCCCGAGCTCGTCTCGGTCCGCCGCCTCGACATCACCTCGGGAGATTGA
- a CDS encoding fructose-specific PTS transporter subunit EIIC, whose translation MSDLINPSLVRLDADLGADKHDVIRALARVVEDAGRATDVEQLVEDVFAREAKSATGLPGGIAIPHCRTAGVLEPTLAFARLSPTVDFGAKDGAADLVFLIAAPEGGANTHLQLLTKLARSLVKASFTDALRAATTPDEVARLVNDVVGEPAASPVAAPTTAPSGRRSLVAVTACPTGIAHTYMAAEALEAAAEKAGVDITVETQGSAGTTPLPAATIAAADAVIFAVDVGVRDRGRFAGKPLLSSGVKRPIGEGDAMIAEALRLADDPNAPRVEGGGSDEGSGAGGSETGESWGGRTRRVLMTGVSYMIPFVAAGGLLIALSFLLGGYEIVGPYGDIAVNNTIFDLPNPSALGLDHALFGSGLAAYIGALFFIIGKTAFMLFIPALAGYIAYAIADRPGIAPGFVMGGLASNIFGVHASDAAATPLPATGFLGAIIGGVLAGVIAHWVSGWKVPTWMRGLMPVLIIPLFTSIVAGLLMIMVFGKPIGWLMDQLQDGLNSLNGSSAILLGVILGLMMAFDMGGPLNKVAYSFAAAGVGGAALASDAPELKIMAAVMLAGMVPPLALALATVVRPGLFNAAERENGKAAWALGASFITEGAIPFAAADPLRVIPAIMAGSAVTGGLSMALDVGVRAPHGGIFVLFAVSNIFGYLIALAAGTIVGAAGVILLKSIGRTDRETADERELVTV comes from the coding sequence ATGTCCGACCTCATCAACCCCAGCCTCGTGCGCCTCGACGCCGACCTCGGCGCCGACAAGCACGACGTGATCCGGGCCCTCGCCCGGGTCGTCGAGGACGCCGGCCGCGCGACGGACGTGGAGCAGCTCGTCGAGGACGTGTTCGCCCGCGAGGCGAAGTCCGCCACCGGCCTGCCCGGCGGCATCGCCATCCCGCACTGCCGCACCGCCGGCGTCCTGGAGCCGACGCTGGCGTTCGCCCGCCTCTCCCCGACGGTCGACTTCGGCGCCAAGGACGGCGCCGCCGACCTCGTCTTCCTGATCGCCGCCCCCGAGGGCGGAGCCAACACCCACCTCCAGCTGCTGACCAAGCTCGCGCGGTCCCTGGTGAAGGCGTCGTTCACCGACGCCCTGCGGGCGGCGACGACGCCCGACGAGGTCGCCCGGCTCGTCAACGACGTCGTCGGCGAACCCGCCGCGTCGCCGGTCGCGGCCCCGACCACCGCACCTTCGGGTCGTCGGAGCCTGGTCGCCGTCACCGCCTGCCCGACGGGCATCGCGCACACCTACATGGCCGCCGAGGCCCTCGAGGCCGCCGCCGAGAAGGCCGGCGTCGACATCACGGTCGAGACCCAGGGCTCGGCAGGTACGACGCCGCTGCCCGCCGCGACGATCGCAGCGGCCGACGCCGTCATCTTCGCTGTCGACGTGGGCGTCCGCGACCGCGGCCGCTTCGCCGGCAAGCCGCTCCTCTCCTCGGGCGTGAAGCGCCCGATCGGGGAGGGCGACGCGATGATCGCCGAGGCCCTCCGCCTCGCCGACGACCCCAACGCCCCCCGGGTCGAGGGCGGCGGGTCCGACGAGGGCTCCGGTGCCGGCGGCAGCGAGACCGGCGAGAGCTGGGGCGGACGTACCCGCCGCGTGCTGATGACCGGCGTGTCGTACATGATCCCCTTCGTCGCGGCCGGCGGCCTGCTGATCGCGCTGAGCTTCCTGCTCGGCGGCTACGAGATCGTCGGGCCCTACGGCGACATCGCGGTCAACAACACGATCTTCGACCTGCCCAACCCGAGCGCGCTCGGCCTCGACCACGCGCTCTTCGGCTCCGGCCTCGCGGCCTACATCGGGGCCCTCTTCTTCATCATCGGCAAGACCGCCTTCATGCTCTTCATCCCGGCGCTGGCGGGCTACATCGCCTACGCCATCGCCGACCGGCCGGGCATCGCGCCCGGCTTCGTGATGGGTGGCCTGGCCTCGAACATCTTCGGCGTGCACGCCTCCGACGCGGCCGCGACCCCGCTGCCCGCGACCGGCTTCCTCGGCGCCATCATCGGCGGCGTGCTCGCCGGCGTGATCGCGCACTGGGTCTCCGGCTGGAAGGTCCCGACCTGGATGCGCGGCCTGATGCCGGTGCTGATCATCCCGCTCTTCACCTCGATCGTGGCCGGCCTGCTGATGATCATGGTCTTCGGCAAGCCGATCGGCTGGCTGATGGACCAGCTCCAGGACGGCCTGAACTCGCTCAACGGCAGCAGCGCGATCCTGCTCGGCGTCATCCTCGGCCTGATGATGGCCTTCGACATGGGCGGTCCGCTCAACAAGGTCGCCTACAGCTTCGCGGCAGCCGGTGTCGGTGGTGCGGCGTTGGCCAGCGACGCTCCGGAGCTGAAGATCATGGCCGCGGTCATGCTGGCCGGGATGGTCCCGCCCCTGGCCCTGGCGCTGGCCACCGTCGTACGCCCCGGACTCTTCAACGCGGCGGAGCGCGAGAACGGCAAGGCCGCTTGGGCCCTGGGCGCCAGCTTCATCACCGAGGGCGCGATCCCCTTCGCCGCGGCCGACCCGCTGCGCGTGATCCCGGCGATCATGGCCGGCAGTGCCGTGACCGGCGGCCTCTCGATGGCCCTCGACGTCGGCGTCCGCGCCCCGCACGGCGGCATCTTCGTGCTCTTCGCCGTCAGCAACATCTTCGGCTACCTGATCGCGCTCGCTGCCGGCACGATCGTCGGCGCCGCCGGCGTCATCCTGCTCAAGTCCATCGGCCGCACCGACCGAGAGACGGCCGACGAGCGCGAGCTCGTCACCGTCTGA
- a CDS encoding HPr family phosphocarrier protein encodes MPSKTVAVGSSVGLHARPAQLISEAVEELDVEVLLGLPGDEPVDASSSLLIMTLGAGPGDLVEVTSDDQAALDAIVALVEKDLDAE; translated from the coding sequence ATGCCCAGCAAGACCGTCGCCGTCGGCTCCTCCGTCGGCCTGCACGCCCGGCCCGCCCAGCTCATCTCCGAGGCCGTCGAGGAGCTCGACGTCGAGGTGCTGCTCGGCCTCCCCGGCGACGAGCCGGTGGACGCCAGCTCCTCGCTGCTGATCATGACCCTCGGCGCCGGTCCCGGCGACCTGGTGGAGGTCACCAGCGACGACCAGGCAGCGCTCGACGCGATCGTCGCCCTCGTCGAGAAGGACCTCGACGCCGAGTAG
- a CDS encoding bifunctional riboflavin kinase/FAD synthetase — MQIWRSLDEVPADLGPTTVVIGNFDGVHLGHRHVLARAREIADERSLPVVAVTFDPHPMAVLRPEHAPTMLTSLEVRAELLGAVGADHVLAVPFDRDVAGWSPEEFIERVLVDTLHAAAVVVGANFRFGHRASGDVATLREVGARLGFTAEGIPLDGGPQVWSSTYVRMSVAAGDVAGAAEALGRPYAVRGVVVQGDQRGRGLGFPTANVPTSSMTAGPPDGVYAGWLRRLDTGERYPAAISVGTNPTFNGVRDRRVESYVLDRTDLELYGVEVEVSFVERLRGMVAFDSVESLVEQMTADVDRARELLVG, encoded by the coding sequence GTGCAGATCTGGCGCTCCCTCGACGAGGTCCCGGCTGACCTCGGCCCGACCACGGTGGTGATCGGGAACTTCGACGGCGTGCACCTCGGGCACCGGCACGTGCTGGCCCGGGCCCGCGAGATCGCCGACGAGCGGTCGCTGCCCGTCGTGGCGGTCACCTTCGACCCGCACCCGATGGCGGTGCTCCGCCCCGAGCACGCTCCGACGATGCTGACCTCCCTCGAGGTCCGCGCCGAGCTGCTGGGCGCCGTCGGCGCCGACCACGTCCTCGCCGTGCCATTCGACCGCGACGTCGCGGGCTGGTCGCCGGAGGAGTTCATCGAGCGCGTGCTCGTCGACACCCTCCACGCGGCGGCCGTGGTCGTCGGCGCCAACTTCCGCTTCGGCCACCGCGCCTCCGGCGACGTGGCCACGCTGCGCGAGGTGGGTGCGCGGCTCGGCTTCACCGCCGAGGGCATCCCGCTCGACGGCGGTCCGCAGGTGTGGTCCTCGACGTACGTCCGAATGAGCGTGGCCGCCGGCGACGTCGCCGGTGCCGCCGAGGCCCTCGGACGTCCGTACGCCGTGCGCGGCGTGGTCGTCCAGGGCGACCAGCGCGGCCGCGGGCTGGGCTTCCCGACCGCCAACGTGCCGACCAGCTCGATGACCGCCGGGCCGCCCGACGGGGTCTACGCCGGCTGGTTGCGGCGCCTCGACACGGGGGAGCGCTACCCGGCCGCGATCAGCGTCGGCACCAACCCGACCTTCAACGGCGTCCGGGACCGACGCGTCGAGAGCTACGTGCTCGACCGCACCGACCTGGAGCTGTACGGCGTGGAGGTCGAGGTGAGCTTCGTCGAGCGGCTGCGCGGCATGGTGGCGTTCGACTCCGTCGAGTCACTCGTCGAGCAGATGACGGCCGACGTCGACCGCGCGCGCGAGCTGCTGGTCGGATGA
- the truB gene encoding tRNA pseudouridine(55) synthase TruB: MTAESGLVVVDKSGGMTSHDVVSRVRRLAGTRKVGHAGTLDPMATGVLVLGVNRATRLLGHLMLTEKGYDATIRLGVSTTTDDAEGEVTATASTDGLEEAVVRAAAGEFVGDLLQVPTAVSAIKVDGKRAYQRVRDGEEVELKARPVTVHELTVRAVRGAEVDLSVRCSSGTYIRAIARDLGARLGVGGHLTALRRTAVGPYDLASARTLDQLGEAPPGLQGVLMPIADAARAAFPSRELDDTQAADVRVGRALDVGLDELTAVFAPDGEFLALYEPRGETAKAVAVFV; this comes from the coding sequence GTGACGGCTGAGTCCGGCCTGGTCGTCGTCGACAAGTCGGGCGGCATGACGTCGCACGACGTGGTGTCCCGGGTTCGCCGGCTGGCCGGCACCCGCAAGGTCGGCCACGCCGGCACGCTCGACCCGATGGCGACCGGCGTGCTGGTGCTGGGGGTCAACCGGGCGACCCGGCTGCTCGGTCACCTGATGCTGACCGAGAAGGGGTACGACGCGACGATCCGCCTCGGTGTCTCGACGACCACCGACGACGCCGAGGGCGAGGTCACCGCGACGGCGTCGACCGACGGGCTCGAGGAGGCCGTCGTCCGCGCCGCCGCAGGCGAGTTCGTCGGCGACCTGCTGCAGGTGCCGACGGCTGTCTCCGCGATCAAGGTCGACGGCAAGCGTGCCTACCAACGCGTCCGCGACGGTGAGGAGGTCGAGCTGAAGGCCCGACCCGTCACCGTGCACGAGCTCACGGTCCGCGCCGTGCGCGGCGCCGAGGTCGACCTCTCGGTGCGCTGCTCGAGCGGCACCTACATCCGCGCCATCGCCCGCGACCTGGGCGCCCGGCTCGGCGTCGGCGGCCACCTGACCGCGCTGCGGCGTACCGCCGTCGGACCCTACGACTTGGCGAGCGCCCGCACGCTCGACCAGCTGGGGGAGGCCCCTCCCGGACTGCAGGGCGTGCTGATGCCGATCGCCGACGCCGCCCGCGCCGCGTTCCCCAGCCGCGAGCTCGACGACACCCAGGCTGCCGACGTCCGCGTCGGTCGGGCCCTCGACGTCGGCCTGGACGAGCTCACCGCGGTGTTCGCGCCCGACGGCGAGTTCCTCGCCCTGTACGAGCCGCGCGGTGAGACGGCCAAGGCCGTCGCCGTGTTCGTCTAG
- the rbfA gene encoding 30S ribosome-binding factor RbfA — MSNPRVRKIADRIKVVVAEMLERRIKDPRLGFVTVTDVRVTGDSQQATIFYTVLGADGDDEAALASTAAALESAKGLIRAEVAKQLGTRTAPTLTFIADALPETARQLDEVLARAKAADDEVAARRVATYAGDADPYKKPREVVADDEADEADEDDDE, encoded by the coding sequence ATGAGCAACCCTCGCGTCCGCAAGATCGCCGACCGGATCAAGGTCGTCGTCGCGGAGATGCTGGAACGACGGATCAAGGACCCCCGCCTCGGGTTCGTCACCGTGACCGACGTCCGGGTCACCGGCGACTCGCAGCAGGCGACGATCTTCTACACGGTGCTCGGTGCCGACGGTGACGACGAGGCCGCCCTGGCCAGCACGGCCGCGGCGCTGGAGTCGGCCAAGGGCCTCATCCGGGCCGAGGTCGCCAAGCAGCTCGGCACCCGGACGGCGCCGACGCTGACCTTCATCGCGGACGCCCTGCCCGAGACGGCCCGCCAGCTCGACGAGGTCCTGGCCCGGGCCAAGGCGGCCGACGACGAGGTCGCCGCCCGCCGGGTCGCGACGTACGCCGGCGACGCGGACCCGTACAAGAAGCCGCGCGAGGTCGTCGCCGACGACGAGGCCGACGAGGCCGACGAAGACGACGACGAGTGA